The genomic segment AGGTTGACCACATTGGGGTCTGACCCCAATGTGGTCGAATCAAAAAACGTTTAGAAAAATTGCTTAAAAGAAACGATTTATTATTCATCTGAAAAAATACGCAGAATACCGGAACTCAGGCAGAATGCAGGTCTTACCACACCGCTTTTGGCAGGGCTTGTTCATACGAAACTGTATCTGCCTGCGACCGGGGCAGGCGTGCCATATACCAGTGGATTCAATACTGCGTCCGGTGTGGCATCAATTGTAGCAGCAGATGAAGGCGATGAAGAATCCAGAGTCCTTTACAATAACGGAGACGGAACCTGGATCGATGAGAACGGAAATCTTTATGAAGAGTAAATGAAAAGAAACGTTTTCCGTAAGCAAATAAGGGAATGGAAAACATTTCTTTTTTTATAAAATGTTATATGAGATATAAAAGCTATTTTGAAATATAATTATTTGATAAGAAAGACATTTTTATTTTACAACAAACAGACATTTTTATGATAAAATATCGATAAAAATAATTTTGGACTGTAACAAAAGTCGTTGCAGTGTCTAAACTACATCAAATGGATATGTGCACATTGGGGTCAGGTATCGGTAATTTTCTATAAAGAAAATTTAAAAGTTTTATAAAATATTCGCCGCACTATTTGTGCGGCAGTCATCCAAGGGGGAATCCCTGCGTGGTGTGTGATAGACAAGTCAGGTACTATTAAAATCAGTGAGTTTTTCCCCGTGGGAGGTTGAAAATGTCATATAAAGCAAATGTATATAATGTAATGATTGCCTCTCCATCTGATGTGGCGAAGGAACGAACAAAGGTTGTGGAGGCTTTGGCGGAGTGGAATCGTCATAACACAGCGGAGAGAAAATGCGTGTTTCTTCCATTGAGATGGGAAGAAGATTCTGCCGCCCGTATGGGATGTCCGCCACAAGAGACGCTGAATCATGACTCTGTGAGCGGAGTGATATGCTGATTGCGATATTCTGGACAAGGCTTGGGACACCGACAGAAGGTTTTGCCAGTGGCACGGTGGAGGAGATTGAATATCATCTGAAAGCGAATAAACCGGTGATGCTTTATTTTTGCGACAGAGACATACCGATGGATACGGACAGGACACAGTTGGAAAAACTAAAGGAATATCGAAAGTCCGTAGAAAATAAGGCATTGTATCATACTTTTAAAAGGGCCGCTGACTTAAAGAACCTTTTGCTGAATCAGTTGCGTACAGCAGTGATAACGGATGAACCGTTTGTGACGGATTGTAAGAAACTGGCATCGAATGAGAAGGAAGAAACGGATAAAAAGCGTCCCAATCTGTGGATAGAGATAAATGATGCGGATGAGATTCAGCTTATTCTGCCGAAGTTTCCAGTCCTGGATAATGTGGAGTATATGGATGAAAATATGTCTTTTGCCGTAACAGACCCCGATGTGCCTGAAATGACCTTTGAACTATTCGAACAGGATGCCAGAGATATCTTGAATCATAAGATTCCGAATGATTTGGAGAATTGGGTAAGCGAAAAGGAATTAGCTGCATTTAAAAAGAGAATTCCGGATATAGAGGATTTGGAAACATATCTGCGAAAATGGAAGATGTCTCTTTGCATGGAAAATGCGGTAGAGTTAAAGATTACGCTGCACAATGATGGAAAGGCGATGGCGGAAGAAATCTATGTGGACATGGACGAGCCAGAAAATGTATGGGTGATTGATGAGGATGAGTGGGAATCTCTTTCGAAGTTTAGCACTATTTCAGACCCGTTCCATGCGGCCAGACAGAAGAAAGCCATCCATAAGATACCGTCCCTTGAGATGCAGAATGCGTTTGACTGTGCAAGCAGGGTATTTTTAGCTTCCGGTTTGGCGTATCCGTCAGAGCTGATGAATGTTCCGGTGTCGCTGCTTACACCATTTAACAAAGATTTTTACCGTAGAGTGGAAGATGGAGATGTTGTACTGCATTTGGACAAGCTGCTGCAAGGAAGAATGGTTGAATTTAAAAAGATTTATATGATTCCGAAGAAAGTGGGAGAAGCGGATATAAAAGTGGCTTATCAGTGTCGGCAGTTTCCGGATGCGGTAGTGGGGAAAATCAAGGTTGAAGTATTGGCAGAGGACACGGAATGATAGAGATTATTTTGCATGATATCTGCGATACATTTCCATATCTGAAATATGGATTGGCGGCTGCAGTTTGTACTGCCCTGGCTTTAACAGTATTAAACCACAGTCGAATCATGGACAAGGAAAAGCGGAGCAACTATGTTTCGCTGCTAGGTAAGAGTATGTTTCTGGCATTTTACGGAGCGGTTTTGCTTCAGGTCACACTGCTGTCACGAGAACCGGGAAGCAGAACTGCCGCTGATTTGATTCCTTTCAGCACCTGGGGAACAACAGCGCAGAGCAGAGCGCATGAGATTGAGAATATGATTATGTTCCTGCCCGTAGGGGTGTTTCTTCCGATGTTGCATAGAGGACTGCGGGAATTTCGCACAGCCGTTCTGGTGCTGACTGGACTCAGCGCGGCATTGAACTGATACAGTTTGTGACACAGCGGGGATATCTGCAGACAGATGATGTAATTATGAATGTACTGGGTGGTGTGGCTGGATATACATTTTGGCGATTGATTTTCAAATGGAGGAAATAGCATATGAAAAACACAACATTACTGATTATGGCAGCCGGTATCGGCTCACGCTTCGGCGGAGGAATCAAGCAATTGGAGCCGGTGGGATTACATGATGAGATTATTATGGACTATTCCATCCATGATGCCATCGAAGCCGGATTTAACAAGAGTATGTAAGTTTAACTGCTGTTATGGGTGTGAAACATATACTGTACCTGCAAATATTAGCTTACGTATTTATTCAAAAGATAATGATAAATATCGGCATGTTAATATCTGGCAGTATCTTCAATTGGGACTGCTAGTTGCGGCATCGCAAATAAAAACAGATTTTCAAAGTACAATAGAAGTGAACTATACGATTCGAAAAGAAGCATTTGCGTGTGAAGAAAATTTGCTTGGACAAAACAGCAAGAAAACATTGAACAATTATGTTGAATTGTATTATTCAAAGGAAGAGCAGAGAAAAATTTTTTATGAGTGCATTGGAAACCAGGATCCAGATTATTTATTTGAACCATCATTGGCGAAGATGGATGGCATGGAAGAAGAAGCATTTGTGGGCGTTAAAACCCTGTGTCATCCGTATAATCTGGCACTTAGTGAATCTGTATTTGACAGTATTTTCCGTCATTCTTTTGACAGAGCTCATGACATTCAGGAGTATGGAAGAGTATTAACAGAACATATGCCTGAGATTAAAAAAATAGCTACAGTTCTTGGTCGAGGGGAAAAGGTTAAGGAGTTGATTGAGGAAACGGCAGCCGAACTTGCATTTAATAATGACCCTTCTCTTGCATCTGGAAATGTTTGTTATTATTACGAGAAGATTAGTATGTTACCGAACTTCTGGGCACAGACTAATAATTTCAAACGGTTGCTGAGTTTGTTTGATAGAAACTTGATGTTTATACGAGATGTTCACGATGTATGCAAAAAATTCAATGGTTTATCCAGATGTAAAGGAAATTGCAAGAAGTGTGATGCGATTCATCATCCTTTTTCAATGTTGTACAAGCTGGGAATGCTAGGAATAATACCAACGTCATTAAACAGAGAAGGGTATGTTACACAGGAATTTTTAGACTCTACAAAAGTAACTTATATTACAGGAAATGATTTGTTAAATGTAAATAATGATTGCATTTATGTTCTTCATCCTGCCCTGACAAAAAGTATAGATAAGTTGCAGCGAAAGAAGATTAAGCATTTTAACCTGTTTGTTCTGGGAAAGGGAATGAGTGTACCGCAGGATAAGTTAATGCAATTAGTCGCAGATTATAGAAATAATACGATTAAAAAGAGCGATTTTGACAGTAAATATTATTCGAAACAAATGAAGAAGGACTAAGTGGGGTTACTGTTAGATGGTAACTTGTGGGAGGTATCAGATTTATGCAATTAACAGCAATTCATCACATAGCAATTATAGTATCAGATTACAACCGTTCAAAAGATTTCTATGTCAACAAGCTAGGTTTTTCTGTCATCCGGGAGAACTATCGCCCGGAAAGAAATGACTGGAAATCGGATTTGCAATGTGGAAATATAGAACTGGAAATCTTCGGTGTGTCCAATCCACCTGCCAGAGTATCACATCCGGAAGCGGCGAAGATGTGAGAAAAGATAGTCGAAAATGAATCATACTACCCAAAAGAATAGGGGGTGTGTATTATGGGAATCCTGTCACTGTCACGTAAGAGACAGCCGATGAGAAATCGGCTTCTCTTTGAAGACTTATATATAGATAGTTACGATTTAGAAAGATGAAGTGATAAAGATGAGTGTGGAAAAAGCGAACAGAACCTGGCATGCCGGGAAGCCGAAGAAGAAGCCGGATTATGATAGAGAAGAAATTACGGAAGAACTTCTGGCAGCGGTTGTTGGGGTATATGAAGCTCTGGATGAGTACGGGAACCACCCATCTCTCCAGGCAATCGTGGATGAACTTGATTGTGGGTTGAATCCCTTAAAAGTCCGCAAGCTGCTCATCACAGCCGGGGAAGTGCAAGGTAAAAAGATATATGAATCAGCCACAGTGGATGAAGTGCTTTCATTGTGGAAAGAGGGGAAGAGTGTGGAGGAGATTATGTCCACACTGGAACGTTCTCGGGCTTCCGTGAACTCATACCTTCCGTACACGAAAATCATTTACAAAATGAAGGAGAGCAGCGTTGGTGCTGATCGGGAGAAGTTGTACCGGGAGAGGAAGAAAGCTGTAGCAGAAATGGCAGAGGAACCATCCGCAGATAATTTGTGGAATGCGATTGTGGCATTTCAGGGCTATCCTTTCAAGACGAGCAAAGGACTGAGTTTTACATATAAGGTGAAGGGCGGCGAACTGTTTTTTACCCGGAAGGAAAAGAGTATCACGAGATCCACAGTGGATATTGCTTTTCAGAAGGCACTGGAGCTGGGAGAGAAGGCGACTGGACCGAAGAAACTGGGCGTGTTCGGCGCATCGTATCTGTATCCAGTGTTTGTGCGGCTTGGGGTGATAAATAAAAGGTGGCAGGAGAGTACCTCAC from the Blautia wexlerae DSM 19850 genome contains:
- a CDS encoding VanZ family protein, with product MIEIILHDICDTFPYLKYGLAAAVCTALALTVLNHSRIMDKEKRSNYVSLLGKSMFLAFYGAVLLQVTLLSREPGSRTAADLIPFSTWGTTAQSRAHEIENMIMFLPVGVFLPMLHRGLREFRTAVLVLTGLSAALN
- a CDS encoding VOC family protein, encoding MQLTAIHHIAIIVSDYNRSKDFYVNKLGFSVIRENYRPERNDWKSDLQCGNIELEIFGVSNPPARVSHPEAAKM